CAGTCGAGCGGCTGAGATCGCGAAATTCAAGTTGAATGGTCGTCACCTCCGAAGTGGTCGAGTCGGCGTTCCACTTGGGAGGGTGAGCCTTCTTCGTGCCAAGGTTAACATCGGAATATGGCACCCCCGAAGACGTTTTAAAGCTCGGCAAAAGAAGCAAACCCAGTTCCAGCTGTAAGCAAGGAGAGTTGTCATTATAAagtattgattttttgttttagacgTTGGACAAAGTAGATTAAGGATCTCACCGCTTTGTCTAGAAACATTTTATCACCAGATAAATGATACGTGCTGAGCAATCCGCCCAGTACTCGAATAGTggtttcaaataaattaatatcTCGATTTCCATTGAATTGCAAAGAGTCTTTGACCCAACTACGGGCTTCGTTGAATTCTATCTCaaacatttggaaagaaagaaatgaaataaaaacttttgaaattgaaatgtgtTTGGGGACAAACCGTCAGTTAGACCCATTATGTACATGGTATCTAGAGAGTCTATGATTGTTAATCCAAGATGAAACCAATCGTTATAAGTCTGGCTAATCGGCTTCAAGTGGTCGTGGCCCCATGCATAGGTTTTGTAACCCTTCCAAGCGTGACTAAAAGCTTCCACAACTGCTCTTTGACGGTCGTTGGTGGGTccagtaaaaataattttcttgttgttcgTGTTGAGTGGATCAAATCCATTCCTGGGTAGGTTCACAGACTTGTCTTCATTCTTTCCAGCATGATtatcttcctcttctttggtAAGTGGCCTGAAATTTTCTTGGATAGGTCTTGATTGAGTGATGGGTTTTGGAGGACCTTCAGGTTCTCGTTCATAATCTAAACTTGGTTTTATTCCTTGCACTGTATCCAGACCTGCTGCTTCTTCGTTTTTAGATGGGGCTGGCAAACCTCCACTTGATGGAAGGTTAGGCAACACAAATAGTATGGACAAAGTGATTAGCAGAGCCATGAAGAGTAGACAAGTGTTGCGCTGAAATCTGGATAGCTGATTCCACCtctgagaataaaaaaaaatttatactgGTCTCTTTGATGGGACTGTGAAATGTCAACTTACACGCCATAAACGTTTCCTTTGGGTATTTTCTCCCCACAAAGTGTTGGCTGGATACTGAAGTACATAAGGTACGAGGACAGATGTGTATCCTCGTTCATGAATAGGTGTCCCCATTGAATTACCAGTGAATAATTTCTCTGGTTATTCCAGCCacaaaattacaaatgaaaaacctGCTCTAACTAACTATGGATCCTAAATTTTTGTGTCGGAGGATTTCGACGTCTGCATCGATAATATCGCCACTTATTTACATCGTTTCAAAACAGATAACGGTAAACTTTAGTAAAACTTCATTAAAACACGGAAAACTTTTAGGACTTGTGCTAACAATCTCATTAATACCTTGACCGGAGCATATTTTGCTGTCTGTAGGAATTCGACGTCATAATAGACCACAGGGGGGATTGCCACCTAaagcaaaataaaacacaaatcaaaatcatcttccaaaaaaattacaattcaatacgtttattttcaaaattttaacttgattttaataattttcgtTCCCAATGTTTTaatcacttttcttttcgtaaaaaattttaggttttttccttgttttcgcTCCGGTTTAAATCAAATAGCTGGCACCGTTGCTCCCTTCTTTCCCCAGCTTATAGCAGAGCAGTTCTTCCTTCAGTCACTTGAAGAAAAAGCAGTTCCGAAATGGTAAGCAAGGTTTTTTCTATCCAAAATCATCCTGAATTGTAAAACTATTTCAACCATTACAGTCGAATGTTATTGAAGAGTTGATTTTGCACCTTATTGTGAACCCATTTATGTAAAAAGTTGTCTAGTGATGGTTTGTTTTTGACATAGAGTTAAATGTCGGTGTGTGTGCCGACCCTGGCTGTTCATGTGTGTTTGTAgcaattcaat
This sequence is a window from Daphnia pulicaria isolate SC F1-1A chromosome 7, SC_F0-13Bv2, whole genome shotgun sequence. Protein-coding genes within it:
- the LOC124349546 gene encoding endoplasmic reticulum mannosyl-oligosaccharide 1,2-alpha-mannosidase-like, whose translation is MGTPIHERGYTSVLVPYVLQYPANTLWGENTQRKRLWRRWNQLSRFQRNTCLLFMALLITLSILFVLPNLPSSGGLPAPSKNEEAAGLDTVQGIKPSLDYEREPEGPPKPITQSRPIQENFRPLTKEEEDNHAGKNEDKSVNLPRNGFDPLNTNNKKIIFTGPTNDRQRAVVEAFSHAWKGYKTYAWGHDHLKPISQTYNDWFHLGLTIIDSLDTMYIMGLTDEFNEARSWVKDSLQFNGNRDINLFETTIRVLGGLLSTYHLSGDKMFLDKALELGLLLLPSFKTSSGVPYSDVNLGTKKAHPPKWNADSTTSEVTTIQLEFRDLSRSTGDPTFEELSFRVSKFIHKLPKTEGLVPIFINPNTGQFRKSTITLGARGDSYYEYLLKQWIQTGRTIDFLRDDYNASISGVKNLLVRHSKPNNLLFVGELINGNDFKAKMDHLLCFLPGTLALGVHYGMPKEHLRLAEDLLYTCYQTYAAQPTHLAPEITYFNEDDGDNDMIVKPADSHNLLRPETVESLWYMYHLTGNTTYQDWGWKIFQAFEKFARVENGYSSLGNVRSVSEIKLRDMMESFFLGETLKYFYLLFSDDQKTLSVDRYVLNSEAHFFPIHTSR